GCGGGCGCTTGGGCCCGGCGAGCGACGGGACGACGGTGGACAGGTCGAGCTCGACGACCTGCGAGTACGTCGGCTCCTCGGCGTGCTCGTCGTGCCACATGCCCTGCTCCTTGGCGTAGGCCTCGACGAGGTCCACGAGCTCCTTGGGCCGCCCGGTGAACTGCAGGTAGCGCAGGGTCTCCTTGTCGATCGGGAAGATCGCGCACGTCGAGCCGAACTCCGGGCTCATGTTGCCGATCGTCGCCCGGTCGGCCAGGGAGAGCCGCGAGACGCCGGCGCCGAAGAACTCGACGAACTTGCCCACGACGCCGGTCTGGCGCAGCAGCTCGGTGACGGTGAGGACGAGGTCCGTCGCCGTCGCGCCCTCGGGCAGGTCGCCCGTCAGGCGGAAGCCGACGACCTGCGGGATGAGCATCGACATCGGCTGGCCGAGCATCGCCGCCTCCGCCTCGATGCCGCCCACGCCCCAGCCCAGCACGCCGAGGCCGTTGACCATCGTCGTGTGCGAGTCGGTCCCGACCAGCGTGTCGGGGTAGGCACGACCGGTCTTGTCGTCGACGAAGACGACGCGGGAGAGGTACTCGAGGTTGACCTGGTGGACGATGCCCGTGTCCGGCGGGACGACCTTGAACGTCTCGAAGGCACCCTGGCCCCACTTGAGGAACTCGTAGCGCTCGCGGTTGCGCTCGAACTCCTTCTCGGCGTTGCGGGCGAACGCGTCGCGCGTGCCGAACACGTCGACCTGCACGGAGTGGTCGATGACGAGCTCCGCGGGGACGAGCGGCTCGATCTTCGACGGGTCGCCGCCCAGCTCGGCCATCGCGTCGCGCATCGCCGCGAGGTCGACGACGGCCGGGACGCCGGTGAAGTCCTGCATGACCACGCGCGCGGGCGTGAAGGCGATCTCCTCGGAGGGCTCGGCCTTCGCGTCCCACGTGGCCAGCGCCTCGATGTCCCCGGCCTCGACCGCGCCGTTGCCCTCCGTGCGCAGGAGGTTCTCCAGCAGCACCTTGAGCGAGTACGGCAGGCGGGCGACGTCGAACTTCGACTGCAGCGCGTCGAGGCGGAAGACCTCGTGCTTGGCGCCGCCGACGTCGAGCGTGTCGCGGGCACCGAAGCTGTTCGGGTGGTCGGCCATGTCGGGTTCCTCTCAGGTGTCGGTCGGGTGCAGGACGAAGGGCTCGCCCTGTGCGGTGGTCAGGCGCCGGAGCGCCTCGGTGCGGAAGGTGGCGATGTGGCGGGTCCGCGCACGGGCCGCGACGGCCACGAGCGACGCCTCGACGAGGTCCACGACGACCTCCCTACCCGCTCGGGCGATGGCGATCGACTCGGTCAGGGCGTCGGCCCACCAGCGGACGACGTAGGCGCCGGCGTCGAGGTCCTCCCAGAACGCCTCGGCGGCCGCGGGGCCGCCGAGGCGGTGCAGGACGGCCTCCACCTGCGCCACGACCAGCGGCGAGGTCACGAGGTCGTCGTCGGCGACGGCGAGCCAGTCGCGGGCCGCCTCGTGGTGGTCGTCGCCGGCGTTGGCCAGCGCGAGCAGGTACGAGGTGTCCACGACGACGGCCACGCCGCTAGCGCCAGGCCTCGGGGTCCGTCGACAGGGTGCGCGGGCCGTCGAGCACGCCGACGGCGCGGGGGCGCCGGCGGGGCGGGCGGGCGACGGTGGCCGCCAGCGTGCGGCGGATGAGCTCCGCCTTCGTCAGGCCCTCCTCGGTCGCTCGCCGGGCGAGCGCCTCGTCCAGCTCCGGCTCGAGGTAGAGGCTGGTCTTCTTCACGCCCTACGTAGGGTACACCCTCCTGCCACGCGGTCAGGGCGCGCGCAGCACCCGGGCCACGCAGGCCCCGCACAGCGCGGTCATCGTCAGCGCGCTGGCGATGCACCAGACGCAGTGCTCCTCGAGCGTCACGAAGGAGCGGAACTGCAGGTAGCCGCTGAACAGCAGCCCGCCGACGGCGAGCCCGGCCGCCGCCAGCAGCGCCGCCTCGCCGGGGAGCAGCAGCGCCGCGAGGATCGCGACGTAGCCCAGCAGCCCGAGCAGGGCGACCGGGACCCCGGCGAGGTCGGCGTACTCGCTGGTCTGGACCCGCTCGCACCCGCCGCCGCTCGTGCACACGGGGTCGATGCCCCCGT
The DNA window shown above is from Conexibacter sp. SYSU D00693 and carries:
- a CDS encoding PIN domain-containing protein, with amino-acid sequence MAVVVDTSYLLALANAGDDHHEAARDWLAVADDDLVTSPLVVAQVEAVLHRLGGPAAAEAFWEDLDAGAYVVRWWADALTESIAIARAGREVVVDLVEASLVAVAARARTRHIATFRTEALRRLTTAQGEPFVLHPTDT
- a CDS encoding CopG family transcriptional regulator, which codes for MKKTSLYLEPELDEALARRATEEGLTKAELIRRTLAATVARPPRRRPRAVGVLDGPRTLSTDPEAWR
- a CDS encoding vitamin K epoxide reductase family protein, which gives rise to MRPLDRAAVALAVLGVGIAGYLTVAHYGGIDPVCTSGGGCERVQTSEYADLAGVPVALLGLLGYVAILAALLLPGEAALLAAAGLAVGGLLFSGYLQFRSFVTLEEHCVWCIASALTMTALCGACVARVLRAP